In Mariluticola halotolerans, one DNA window encodes the following:
- the rsmA gene encoding 16S rRNA (adenine(1518)-N(6)/adenine(1519)-N(6))-dimethyltransferase RsmA yields MSQIDGLPPLRDVIATHGLQAKKELGQNFLLDLNLTARIARAAGRLEGCTVIEVGPGPGGLTRALLAEGAEKVIAIERDDRALPALAEIAAAYPDRLEVIAADALEIDYRALADGRPVKIVANLPYNIATPLLTGWLTSDPWPPYFDSLTLMFQKEVAERICATPGGKVYGRLGVLAGWRTQAHIAFNVDRSAFTPPPKVTSSIVHLQPRIVDETIPVKVLENVTRAAFGQRRKMIRQSLKGLGIPVEELLTAAGLKGTERAEELPVATFLELAQAVTRHGK; encoded by the coding sequence ATGAGCCAGATTGACGGATTACCGCCGCTACGCGATGTCATTGCCACGCACGGGCTGCAGGCAAAAAAAGAACTGGGGCAGAATTTTCTGCTCGATCTCAACCTCACCGCACGAATCGCGCGCGCGGCCGGCCGGCTTGAAGGCTGTACGGTGATTGAAGTCGGCCCCGGCCCCGGCGGGCTTACCCGGGCATTGCTGGCGGAAGGCGCGGAAAAGGTCATTGCCATTGAACGGGATGATCGCGCCCTGCCCGCGCTGGCTGAAATAGCCGCGGCCTATCCGGACCGGCTCGAGGTCATCGCCGCCGATGCGCTGGAAATCGACTATCGGGCGCTTGCTGACGGTCGTCCGGTCAAGATCGTTGCCAACCTGCCCTATAATATTGCCACGCCCCTGCTGACCGGCTGGCTGACCAGCGATCCATGGCCACCCTATTTCGACAGCTTGACCCTGATGTTCCAAAAGGAAGTGGCAGAACGCATCTGCGCCACACCCGGCGGCAAGGTCTATGGGCGGCTGGGCGTATTGGCCGGTTGGCGCACCCAGGCTCATATCGCATTCAACGTGGATCGCAGCGCCTTTACCCCGCCACCCAAGGTGACCTCATCCATCGTCCATCTGCAGCCCCGCATTGTGGATGAGACCATTCCGGTCAAGGTGCTGGAAAATGTGACCCGCGCCGCCTTCGGGCAACGCCGCAAAATGATCCGGCAAAGCCTCAAGGGCCTTGGCATCCCGGTGGAAGAACTGTTGACGGCAGCCGGTCTCAAAGGCACGGAACGAGCTGAAGAACTCCCCGTTGCGACATTTCTCGAACTGGCCCAAGCGGTCACGCGGCATGGAAAGTAA
- the gmk gene encoding guanylate kinase, protein MNFERRGVMLVIASPSGAGKTSISRTILAQDDNIALSVSVTTRPRRTSEMDGVHYHFITPAGFESMRRNDELLEWAEVHGNFYGTPKAQVEEQIAAGRDILFDIDWQGTQQLTKKCRPDMVTVFILPPTIAELKYRLEHRAQDSDEVINRRLINAREEMAHWDEYDYVLVNDDLEKSCNDVSAILAASRLWRRRQAGIGDFVTGLQQQIDALQTSKT, encoded by the coding sequence ATGAATTTTGAACGTCGCGGTGTGATGCTGGTCATCGCTTCGCCGTCCGGTGCCGGCAAAACGTCCATCTCCCGAACCATTCTGGCCCAGGACGACAATATCGCGCTGTCCGTCTCTGTAACCACGCGTCCGCGCCGTACGAGCGAGATGGATGGGGTCCATTATCATTTCATCACCCCGGCCGGGTTTGAATCGATGCGCCGCAATGATGAATTGCTGGAATGGGCCGAAGTGCATGGGAATTTTTACGGCACACCAAAGGCGCAGGTGGAAGAACAGATCGCGGCAGGCCGTGACATTCTGTTTGATATCGACTGGCAGGGCACCCAGCAGCTGACCAAGAAATGCCGTCCGGATATGGTGACGGTTTTCATTCTGCCCCCGACCATTGCTGAATTGAAATACCGGCTTGAGCACCGGGCGCAGGACAGTGACGAAGTGATCAACCGCCGCCTCATCAATGCGCGCGAGGAAATGGCCCATTGGGACGAGTATGATTATGTGCTGGTCAATGACGATCTTGAGAAGAGTTGCAACGATGTGAGCGCCATTCTGGCGGCATCGCGTCTCTGGCGGCGTCGGCAGGCGGGTATCGGTGATTTCGTCACCGGGCTGCAGCAACAGATCGACGCGCTGCAGACCTCAAAAACCTGA